The proteins below come from a single Roseiflexus sp. RS-1 genomic window:
- a CDS encoding ABC transporter ATP-binding protein produces MSAVIEFDNVSKRFLLQHERHTTIRERLFGVFRPRTPRDEFWALRNVSFTVARGESFGLIGHNGAGKSTALKLMTRILEPTSGQVRLRGRVAALLELGSGFHPELSGRDNVFLYGSLMGLSRREMAARLDAIVAFAGMEDFLDLPVKHYSSGMYTRLAFAVATAVDPDILITDEVLAVGDEAFQRKCMDRILRFRHAGKTIIFVSHALDTVRTLCDRAVWLDRGVVRAIGASGEVIDAYLADVNQREHASSAQMDAPGIDPTRRFGSGEVEIIGVELLDAQGGGGAIARTGAPVTFRIRYRAHQTVPQPVFGLAIHHESGTLLAGPNTLFAGLDIPAVRGEGRVDMHVAALPLLAGRYLLSAAVYDKTMLFPYDHHDRIYHFAVHNEGGSERFGACVLGSRWSWHEE; encoded by the coding sequence GTGAGCGCGGTGATCGAGTTCGACAACGTCTCGAAACGTTTTCTGCTCCAGCATGAGCGCCATACCACCATACGCGAGCGTCTATTCGGGGTCTTTCGTCCGCGTACACCACGGGATGAATTCTGGGCGCTGCGCAATGTCAGTTTTACAGTGGCGCGCGGCGAAAGTTTTGGGCTGATCGGTCACAACGGTGCCGGGAAAAGCACGGCGCTCAAGTTGATGACACGCATCCTCGAGCCGACATCGGGGCAGGTGCGATTGCGGGGGAGGGTTGCTGCCCTGCTCGAACTCGGCAGCGGTTTCCACCCCGAATTGAGCGGACGGGACAATGTGTTTCTCTACGGTTCGCTCATGGGTCTTAGCCGACGCGAGATGGCCGCACGGCTGGATGCGATCGTCGCATTCGCCGGGATGGAAGATTTTCTCGATCTGCCGGTCAAGCATTACTCCTCCGGTATGTACACGCGCCTGGCGTTTGCCGTGGCAACGGCGGTAGACCCCGACATTCTGATCACAGATGAAGTGCTGGCGGTTGGCGACGAGGCGTTCCAGCGTAAATGCATGGATCGCATCCTGAGGTTTCGTCACGCCGGGAAAACGATCATTTTCGTTTCGCACGCACTCGACACGGTGCGCACCCTGTGTGATCGCGCAGTGTGGCTTGATCGGGGCGTCGTCCGTGCGATCGGCGCAAGCGGGGAGGTGATCGACGCCTATCTTGCCGATGTAAACCAGCGTGAACACGCATCGTCGGCACAGATGGATGCACCGGGCATTGACCCGACACGCCGTTTCGGGTCAGGCGAAGTCGAAATCATCGGTGTGGAACTGCTCGATGCGCAAGGCGGTGGGGGCGCGATTGCCCGCACCGGTGCGCCGGTGACGTTCCGAATCCGGTATCGCGCCCATCAAACTGTGCCGCAACCGGTATTCGGGCTGGCGATCCATCACGAAAGCGGTACGCTTCTGGCGGGACCGAATACCCTGTTTGCCGGACTGGACATTCCTGCGGTGCGTGGTGAGGGAAGAGTTGATATGCACGTGGCAGCGTTGCCGTTGCTGGCGGGGCGGTACCTCCTCAGTGCAGCAGTGTATGACAAGACAATGCTGTTTCCCTACGATCATCATGACCGCATTTATCACTTTGCCGTGCATAACGAAGGGGGAAGCGAACGATTTGGCGCTTGCGTTTTAGGCAGTCGCTGGTCATGGCACGAGGAGTGA
- the yhfZ gene encoding GntR family transcriptional regulator YhfZ — MQADVETLFSKHGQTVAALARSMLERIPGDRITRVHEYAARLDASAGTVQAGLNYLMSVGAVRLEARGRLGTYVVAIEYPLLWSLAMRRPLMGALPLIYSRRLAGLATGLRTQFDRLPIDLELRFIRGSGQRVQMLMAQQCDWALLSRHAALLSPGVDVVAELGDETYMAHHVLLLHDASGSGIHDGMRIGIDPSSSDHAFIVRAICRGRSVEFVEIDYAKGLHLVMNGVIDGTVWSCEDVPDTVRDLTVIPLSMDEYPELVALGVATLVVDKGNRAVASVLRAAVNATELREIQQEVLDRRRPPAY; from the coding sequence GTGCAGGCGGATGTCGAAACCCTTTTCTCGAAACATGGGCAGACCGTTGCTGCGCTGGCGCGTTCGATGCTCGAACGCATCCCAGGAGATCGGATTACGCGCGTTCATGAGTATGCTGCACGCCTGGATGCCAGCGCCGGGACGGTTCAGGCAGGGCTGAACTACCTGATGTCGGTTGGTGCGGTTCGTCTTGAAGCGCGCGGTCGGCTTGGCACCTATGTCGTTGCTATCGAGTACCCGTTGCTCTGGTCACTGGCAATGCGTCGCCCCCTGATGGGTGCGCTGCCATTGATCTACTCGCGCCGCCTGGCCGGGCTGGCAACTGGTCTGCGCACTCAGTTCGACCGACTGCCGATTGACCTGGAACTGCGCTTCATCCGTGGTTCGGGGCAACGGGTACAGATGTTGATGGCGCAGCAGTGCGATTGGGCGCTGCTCTCACGCCACGCAGCGTTGCTCAGCCCCGGAGTCGATGTGGTTGCCGAACTGGGTGATGAGACCTACATGGCGCACCACGTTCTGTTGCTGCACGATGCTTCAGGGTCTGGCATTCACGACGGGATGCGGATTGGCATCGATCCTTCGTCGAGCGATCATGCCTTCATTGTGCGCGCCATCTGTCGCGGGCGGAGTGTCGAATTCGTCGAGATCGACTACGCTAAAGGGCTGCACCTGGTGATGAATGGCGTTATCGATGGGACGGTCTGGAGTTGTGAGGATGTGCCGGATACGGTTCGTGACCTGACGGTCATCCCCCTGAGTATGGACGAGTATCCGGAACTTGTTGCGCTCGGTGTGGCGACGCTGGTCGTTGATAAAGGCAATCGCGCTGTGGCTTCGGTGCTTCGTGCTGCGGTCAATGCGACCGAACTGCGTGAGATCCAGCAGGAGGTGCTGGATCGGCGGCGCCCGCCTGCGTACTGA
- a CDS encoding tyrosine-type recombinase/integrase, with translation MTDLALTGVAEAWAAAQRSRRKPLAPSTIETYCDAWCSFARWAQREGRRTVADIRATDLGAWIESLTDLADGTVLTYGHGALAICKFLADRGCLRCDLALVRLHLRDALPRAYASRAPDVPDLRRLVSFYDGEPPPAEPGRRSERDRLNRLRNAALLHTLFSTGARISEVLSLNVEDVLSDDGCIAPRAFVVGKGQRRRAVFLREHAQQVIARYLTARRATFPHAEALFISHGPRGAGGRLGRIAAWSIVTDAASAIASQVEQEGRPREARALRTVTPHTFRHFVATWLLNEGAQLSEVSAILGHANTRITEQYYARHTDERLQELHDQFAPDPESL, from the coding sequence ATGACAGACCTGGCGCTTACTGGAGTAGCAGAAGCGTGGGCGGCGGCGCAACGTTCTCGCCGCAAGCCGCTGGCGCCGTCCACTATCGAGACCTACTGTGACGCCTGGTGCTCATTTGCACGATGGGCGCAGCGTGAAGGGCGGCGCACGGTCGCCGATATTCGCGCAACTGATCTGGGCGCCTGGATCGAATCGCTGACCGATCTGGCGGACGGAACAGTGCTGACCTATGGTCACGGGGCGCTGGCGATCTGCAAATTCCTTGCCGATCGCGGTTGCCTGCGCTGTGATCTGGCGCTGGTGCGTCTGCACCTGCGTGACGCCCTTCCCCGCGCCTATGCCAGTCGTGCGCCCGATGTTCCCGATCTGCGCAGACTGGTCTCGTTCTACGATGGTGAACCACCGCCAGCCGAACCGGGGCGCCGCAGTGAGCGTGATCGCCTCAACAGGCTGCGCAATGCTGCGCTTCTGCACACCCTCTTTTCCACCGGCGCGCGCATCTCCGAAGTATTGAGCCTGAATGTGGAAGACGTTCTCTCCGACGATGGCTGTATCGCCCCTCGCGCATTCGTGGTCGGAAAAGGACAACGACGACGCGCCGTCTTTTTGCGTGAGCACGCGCAGCAGGTAATTGCACGCTACCTGACGGCGCGACGCGCCACCTTTCCTCATGCCGAGGCGCTCTTCATTTCGCACGGACCGCGCGGCGCCGGTGGGCGCCTGGGGCGTATCGCTGCCTGGAGTATTGTGACCGACGCGGCGAGCGCCATTGCCAGCCAGGTCGAGCAGGAAGGGCGCCCCCGCGAAGCGCGCGCGTTGCGTACCGTCACGCCACATACGTTTCGACACTTTGTTGCAACCTGGTTGCTCAACGAAGGCGCACAACTCTCCGAAGTCTCAGCAATCCTGGGGCATGCCAATACCCGCATCACCGAGCAGTACTACGCGCGTCATACTGATGAACGATTACAGGAACTACACGATCAGTTCGCGCCGGATCCGGAATCGTTATAA